From Deinococcus aquaticus, one genomic window encodes:
- a CDS encoding cytochrome P450, producing MRDFRFLPEPPTRPGNGHLQDWALSPLPLIEEGAGRARSAGVDVFRLRLGLPAVVGVGAAWNRAVLTDLGTFRSAGSLSRIVPYLSGGVILSDAPGHGGRRSLMNPGFGRAHMLALQARTRAALPGVPGGEFDALAWADGAVLRVLNAAYFSGEFDAGLLHAFLAPLRRPFPVPAIPRPLLFARVDAEVRRLAHARLTGRGHDDLLAVLAPLPGGLEEARVSLAAAHDTTTHALAYAIWFLAQHPQWHAPEHHAAVLKEVLRLFPPGWMGSRRLGRDLDWNGVRLPRGALALYSPYLSGRDPAVWDRPDEFDPGRWAARPPAWAYLPFGGGERLCLGMHLAQMLIHDTLAALPPLRAVRGDPAPLPGLTLGPRGPLVVQAGRA from the coding sequence ATGCGTGACTTCCGTTTTCTGCCCGAACCGCCGACCCGTCCGGGGAACGGGCATCTTCAGGACTGGGCTCTGAGTCCTCTGCCGCTGATCGAGGAGGGTGCGGGGCGGGCGCGCTCGGCGGGCGTGGATGTGTTCCGATTGCGACTGGGCCTGCCGGCGGTGGTGGGGGTGGGCGCCGCGTGGAACCGGGCGGTGCTGACGGACCTGGGGACCTTCCGGAGTGCGGGGAGCCTGTCGCGGATCGTGCCGTACCTGTCGGGTGGGGTGATCCTGTCGGACGCGCCGGGGCACGGCGGGCGGCGCTCGCTGATGAATCCGGGGTTCGGGCGGGCGCACATGCTGGCGCTTCAGGCGCGGACGCGGGCGGCGCTGCCGGGCGTGCCGGGCGGGGAGTTCGATGCGCTGGCCTGGGCGGATGGGGCGGTGCTGAGGGTGCTGAACGCCGCGTACTTCAGTGGGGAGTTCGACGCTGGGCTGCTGCACGCGTTTCTGGCGCCGCTGCGCCGTCCGTTCCCGGTGCCGGCGATTCCGCGTCCGCTGCTGTTCGCGCGGGTGGATGCGGAGGTGCGCCGCCTCGCGCACGCGCGCCTGACGGGGCGGGGGCATGACGATCTGCTCGCGGTGCTGGCCCCACTGCCGGGCGGGCTGGAGGAGGCGCGGGTGTCGCTGGCGGCGGCGCACGACACGACCACGCACGCACTGGCGTACGCGATCTGGTTCCTGGCGCAGCATCCGCAGTGGCACGCGCCCGAACATCACGCGGCGGTCCTGAAGGAAGTGCTGCGTCTGTTCCCGCCGGGCTGGATGGGCAGCCGCCGCCTGGGCCGCGACCTCGACTGGAACGGCGTACGGTTGCCGCGTGGAGCGCTGGCGCTGTACTCGCCGTACCTGAGTGGGCGTGACCCGGCCGTGTGGGACCGCCCCGACGAGTTCGATCCGGGCCGCTGGGCCGCCAGACCCCCCGCGTGGGCGTACCTGCCGTTCGGGGGCGGCGAGCGGCTGTGCCTGGGCATGCACCTCGCGCAGATGCTGATTCACGACACGCTGGCGGCGCTGCCTCCCCTGCGGGCCGTGCGGGGCGACCCGGCGCCCCTGCCGGGCCTGACCCTCGGGCCGCGCGGGCCGCTGGTCGTGCAGGCAGGCCGCGCATAG
- a CDS encoding DUF418 domain-containing protein, which produces MTEPAAAPLPPDAVPPQPAPQGPQRGPVQDRSPLPDVLRGLSLLGILVVNMQDFAGFLEWRQTGLDRVAQVVTDVLANGRFISIFAMLFGWGAAGLLARHGAGVFLRRHVALLLVGAAHFILVWHGDIISLYALVGLGLLATVRMNTRALLVLAGVLGAWYLGLDLLAALASRGEAGTRWASLPDLSSTYAGNVAARAAEFSPELLGSALFNGPWLLALFCLGAAAQRSGLLLRPHEHTRTLRGLAVGGLAVGLPLGALLAYLNTRPEYAAGALALPVRMGGGLASALGYVGVAGLLAARGRLGWLRPLAASGRTAMSNYLMQSVLMTALFYPYAGAQFGRWGAAAALLLSLLLGLAQVPLSAWWLSRFRAGPLEWLLRRVVYGPPRQ; this is translated from the coding sequence ATGACCGAGCCCGCTGCCGCGCCGCTGCCCCCTGACGCCGTTCCGCCGCAGCCCGCGCCGCAAGGGCCGCAGCGGGGGCCGGTGCAGGACCGCTCGCCGCTGCCGGACGTGCTGCGCGGCCTGAGCCTGCTGGGCATCCTGGTCGTGAACATGCAGGACTTCGCGGGCTTTCTGGAGTGGCGGCAGACGGGCCTGGACCGCGTGGCGCAGGTTGTCACGGACGTGCTGGCGAACGGGCGTTTCATCTCGATCTTCGCGATGCTGTTCGGGTGGGGCGCGGCGGGCCTGCTGGCTCGGCACGGGGCGGGCGTGTTCCTGCGGCGGCACGTGGCGCTGCTGCTGGTCGGCGCGGCGCACTTCATTCTGGTGTGGCACGGGGACATCATCAGTCTGTACGCGCTGGTGGGACTGGGCCTGCTGGCGACCGTGCGGATGAACACCCGCGCGCTGCTGGTCCTGGCGGGCGTGCTGGGCGCGTGGTACCTGGGCCTGGACCTGCTGGCGGCCCTGGCCAGCCGGGGCGAGGCGGGCACGCGCTGGGCGAGCCTGCCGGACCTGAGCAGCACTTACGCGGGGAACGTGGCGGCCCGCGCCGCCGAGTTCTCGCCGGAACTGCTGGGCAGCGCGCTGTTCAACGGACCGTGGCTGCTGGCGCTGTTCTGCCTGGGCGCGGCGGCGCAGCGTTCGGGGCTGCTGCTGCGCCCGCACGAGCACACGCGCACGCTGCGGGGGCTGGCGGTGGGTGGGCTGGCGGTGGGCCTGCCGCTGGGGGCGCTGCTGGCGTACCTGAACACCCGCCCGGAGTACGCGGCGGGCGCGCTGGCCCTGCCGGTCCGGATGGGGGGCGGGCTGGCGTCCGCGCTGGGGTACGTGGGCGTGGCGGGGCTGCTGGCCGCGCGGGGGCGGCTGGGGTGGCTGCGGCCCCTGGCGGCCAGCGGGCGCACCGCCATGAGCAATTACCTGATGCAGAGCGTCCTGATGACCGCGTTGTTCTACCCGTATGCGGGCGCGCAGTTCGGGCGGTGGGGCGCGGCAGCCGCGCTGCTGCTCTCGCTGCTGCTGGGGCTGGCTCAGGTGCCGCTGAGCGCGTGGTGGCTGTCGCGGTTCCGGGCGGGGCCGCTGGAGTGGCTGCTGCGGCGCGTGGTGTACGGCCCACCGCGCCAGTAA
- a CDS encoding low molecular weight protein-tyrosine-phosphatase, producing MTDFQSPSVPSASGRPLRVLALCLGNICRSPVAEALLRRELEAAGVAAVVDSAGTGDWHVGRGADPRSREVAARHGLHLNGQGRQLSMADFYEQDVILAMDTSNLADARRLSPPDGEARLTLMREFDPLSPGADVPDPYYGGARGFEDMFVMLERSARTFAAAARAATTGGRGGAGGDSDSTD from the coding sequence GTGACTGACTTTCAATCTCCTTCCGTTCCCTCTGCGTCCGGGCGTCCGCTGCGGGTGCTGGCGCTGTGCCTGGGGAACATCTGCCGCAGTCCGGTGGCCGAGGCGCTGCTGCGGCGTGAACTGGAAGCGGCGGGCGTGGCAGCCGTGGTGGACAGCGCCGGGACCGGCGACTGGCACGTGGGGAGGGGGGCCGATCCGCGCAGCCGTGAGGTGGCGGCCCGGCACGGCCTGCACCTGAACGGGCAGGGTCGGCAACTGTCGATGGCAGATTTCTACGAGCAGGACGTGATCCTGGCGATGGATACCTCGAACCTCGCGGACGCGCGCCGCCTCAGCCCGCCGGACGGGGAGGCCCGCCTGACGCTGATGCGGGAATTCGATCCGCTCTCGCCGGGCGCGGACGTGCCGGACCCGTACTACGGGGGCGCGCGGGGCTTCGAGGACATGTTCGTGATGCTGGAACGCAGCGCCCGTACCTTCGCGGCGGCGGCCAGAGCGGCGACCACAGGGGGCAGGGGCGGTGCAGGCGGGGATTCCGACTCAACGGATTGA
- a CDS encoding protein jag, with the protein MDNRTNLDDYLAGLGISDADESELPPPAPDAALSATLTPETPEDPRSALEAFLTGLLGRIDPDLQVRVTQADDALEAEITGENAAKLAGRDGRTLGAIEVLAYTVLAKQEGRGNLRVRVDIGGYRKRQAEALSKLAERLAVQVAKSGEPHELQPMPASERRVIHITLKEHPDVMSESIGEGNARRLIIKPRHG; encoded by the coding sequence ATGGATAACCGCACGAACCTCGACGACTACCTCGCGGGGCTGGGCATCAGCGACGCCGACGAGAGCGAGCTGCCGCCGCCCGCTCCGGACGCTGCGCTGAGCGCCACTCTCACGCCAGAGACGCCCGAGGACCCCAGGTCCGCCCTGGAAGCCTTCCTGACCGGCCTGCTGGGCCGCATCGATCCGGACCTTCAGGTGAGGGTCACGCAGGCAGACGACGCGCTGGAAGCCGAGATCACCGGCGAGAACGCCGCGAAACTCGCCGGGCGGGACGGCCGCACACTGGGCGCCATCGAGGTGCTCGCGTACACCGTGCTTGCCAAGCAGGAGGGCCGCGGGAACCTGCGCGTGCGGGTGGATATCGGCGGGTACCGCAAGCGGCAGGCCGAGGCGCTCAGCAAACTGGCCGAGCGGCTGGCCGTGCAGGTCGCCAAGAGCGGCGAGCCGCACGAGTTGCAGCCCATGCCGGCCTCCGAGCGGCGCGTGATTCACATCACCCTGAAAGAGCACCCGGACGTGATGAGCGAGTCCATCGGGGAGGGCAACGCCCGGCGACTGATCATCAAACCCCGGCACGGGTAA
- the prmC gene encoding peptide chain release factor N(5)-glutamine methyltransferase has product MQLRDLLRQGAARLGSAGVPSPEVDARELLLSALHLTPTALLTRAHEPVGADGQARYAAVLDRRSAREPLQHILGEVEWGGVRLRSDPRALVPRPETEWLLHLLLPYVQSRTQPRVLDVGTGTGALALGVKAACPGAAVTATDLSPGALALARENAALNGLEVTWVQADLLTGVPGPFDLIVSNPPYLPDGDRAHADPEVQRDPDLALYSGPDGLTLARRLAAQAPASLAAGGELWLELDPRNAATLAAELRAGGWDAQLHADLTGRERFVQARRAGGPG; this is encoded by the coding sequence GTGCAGCTGCGTGACCTGTTACGGCAGGGCGCGGCGCGGCTGGGCAGCGCGGGCGTTCCCTCCCCGGAGGTGGACGCCCGCGAACTGCTGCTGAGTGCCCTGCACCTGACGCCCACGGCGCTGCTGACGCGCGCGCACGAGCCGGTCGGCGCGGACGGTCAGGCGCGCTACGCGGCGGTGCTGGACCGCCGCTCGGCGCGTGAGCCGCTGCAACACATTCTGGGTGAGGTCGAGTGGGGCGGCGTGCGGCTGCGCAGCGATCCGCGCGCCCTGGTGCCCCGCCCGGAAACCGAGTGGCTGCTGCACCTGCTGCTGCCGTACGTGCAGTCCAGGACTCAGCCGCGCGTGCTGGACGTGGGAACCGGCACGGGCGCGCTGGCGCTGGGCGTCAAGGCCGCCTGCCCCGGCGCGGCTGTGACCGCCACGGACCTCAGCCCCGGCGCGCTGGCCCTGGCACGCGAGAACGCCGCCCTGAACGGCCTGGAGGTCACGTGGGTGCAGGCGGACCTGCTCACGGGCGTCCCTGGCCCGTTCGACCTGATCGTCAGTAACCCCCCGTACCTGCCGGACGGGGACCGCGCGCACGCCGACCCGGAAGTGCAGCGCGACCCGGACCTGGCGCTGTATTCCGGCCCGGACGGCCTGACCCTGGCCCGTAGGCTGGCCGCACAGGCCCCGGCCTCACTGGCAGCGGGCGGGGAGTTGTGGCTGGAACTCGACCCGCGCAACGCCGCCACGCTGGCCGCCGAGCTGCGCGCAGGCGGCTGGGACGCGCAGCTGCACGCCGACCTGACCGGCCGCGAACGCTTCGTGCAGGCGCGGCGGGCCGGGGGGCCGGGCTAG
- a CDS encoding MFS transporter, which produces MTATPPPDLTPHTTVPDTMAPDTTSAQRWRYAVMNFGLTIPAQTTSFLLLYYVDDRRMDPAWAATALTCFAVYNAANNPLIGFLSDRTRSRWGRRIPFVRFGFLPALILFALLFWAPFDGVSSPVALLVYFVVVWTLWETFNTAVGTGYLSLLPEMFRTFQERTDVAWRMNVVQVAGLLIGLALPPLLAGLLGWGVMAALFAVLAAAAILSGLGSLFERPGTRAPGLGFFGAAGVTFRNPAFLTVVAAQTMRFFCTGTLATGMGFYVRYSLGETGGAATTLLLAAAFVTAGAALWPWRTYVTPRLGARGTLMLAFALGATALIPLALVNTLAGALVSTVLFGVALSGMILMGDVILGDVIDEDELHTGERREGLYYGMSGFITTLSAALTAQAFGAVTRASGYDPTLTTQPDAVAGGFRFFMTVPPIVGALIAVALLARYPLHGDRLNAVRTALSRKRLEQAAAGGG; this is translated from the coding sequence GTGACCGCCACGCCCCCGCCCGACCTGACGCCGCATACGACGGTTCCGGACACGATGGCCCCGGACACGACTTCCGCGCAGCGCTGGCGGTACGCGGTCATGAACTTCGGGCTGACCATCCCGGCGCAGACGACCAGTTTCCTGCTGCTGTACTACGTGGACGACCGCCGCATGGACCCCGCCTGGGCCGCGACCGCTCTGACCTGCTTCGCCGTGTACAACGCCGCGAACAATCCCCTGATCGGGTTCCTGAGCGACCGCACCCGCTCGCGCTGGGGCCGCCGCATTCCGTTCGTGCGCTTCGGGTTCCTGCCGGCCCTGATCCTGTTCGCGCTGCTGTTCTGGGCACCGTTCGACGGCGTGAGCAGCCCCGTGGCGCTGCTGGTGTACTTCGTGGTCGTCTGGACGCTCTGGGAGACCTTCAACACCGCCGTTGGCACCGGCTACCTGTCGCTGCTGCCCGAGATGTTCCGCACCTTTCAGGAACGCACGGACGTCGCGTGGCGCATGAACGTCGTGCAGGTCGCGGGTCTGCTGATCGGGCTAGCACTGCCACCCCTGCTGGCCGGTCTGCTCGGGTGGGGCGTCATGGCGGCCCTGTTCGCCGTGCTGGCCGCCGCCGCGATCCTGTCCGGGCTGGGCAGTCTGTTCGAGCGTCCGGGCACCCGCGCGCCGGGGCTGGGGTTCTTCGGGGCGGCGGGCGTCACGTTCCGCAACCCGGCGTTCCTGACCGTCGTGGCCGCGCAGACCATGCGGTTTTTCTGCACGGGCACGCTGGCGACCGGCATGGGGTTCTACGTGCGCTACAGCCTGGGCGAGACGGGCGGCGCCGCCACCACCCTGCTGCTGGCCGCCGCGTTCGTCACGGCCGGCGCGGCCCTGTGGCCCTGGCGGACCTACGTGACCCCCCGCCTGGGCGCGCGCGGCACGCTGATGCTGGCCTTCGCGCTGGGGGCCACCGCGCTGATTCCGCTGGCGCTGGTGAACACGCTGGCCGGCGCGCTCGTCTCGACCGTGCTGTTCGGAGTGGCGCTGTCGGGCATGATCCTGATGGGCGACGTGATCCTGGGCGACGTGATCGACGAGGACGAACTGCACACCGGCGAGCGTCGCGAGGGCCTGTACTACGGCATGTCCGGCTTCATCACCACCCTGAGCGCCGCACTGACCGCGCAGGCCTTCGGGGCAGTCACGCGCGCCAGCGGCTACGACCCCACCCTGACCACGCAACCCGACGCGGTCGCCGGGGGCTTCCGGTTCTTCATGACCGTCCCGCCGATTGTCGGCGCGCTGATCGCCGTCGCCCTGCTGGCCCGTTACCCGCTGCATGGTGACCGCCTGAACGCCGTGCGGACCGCTCTGAGCCGCAAACGACTGGAGCAGGCCGCAGCGGGCGGGGGCTAG
- a CDS encoding transposase, with product MPRIPSLPHSIITAQLNRVTSLSGLIPYSTLCKSAISKEMARDSFASTEDFKRRARNAPEGAFLAIDFVMVPHAGRTMEGVNYHYSGQAQTRLGHQFTSAALVRFGEDPVPLLERFKVSQALHTERYPYRTATQEMIHVVQDCLAAGVPMAGLLLDGEFGRDAAVTFSREHQIPVLIRAKANMTVQFEGEGLTLGALSRQFPPERCHLYAEFGWRVRRLSVTREVGGFDVLIVWRKVHGEWTRFFLFSTFGGDVTVRSLLRAWKARWGIEVIHRFFKQNLGLGRCHCRTIQAQENWVWCVVEAFHAVLRVRREVPGMTWRAAQRQAAQNAEKYVLTGMEQDGPLLDAA from the coding sequence ATGCCTCGCATCCCCAGCCTACCGCACAGCATCATCACCGCTCAGCTGAACCGGGTCACCAGCCTCAGTGGCCTCATCCCCTACAGCACCCTGTGTAAAAGTGCCATCTCCAAAGAGATGGCGCGGGACTCCTTCGCCTCCACGGAGGACTTCAAGCGTCGAGCCAGGAACGCGCCGGAGGGCGCGTTCCTGGCCATTGATTTCGTCATGGTGCCCCACGCCGGACGGACGATGGAAGGCGTGAACTACCACTACAGCGGTCAGGCCCAGACCCGTCTGGGCCATCAGTTCACCTCCGCGGCCCTGGTCAGGTTCGGTGAAGATCCAGTTCCGTTGCTGGAGCGCTTCAAGGTTTCCCAGGCCCTGCATACAGAGCGCTATCCTTACCGTACAGCGACTCAGGAAATGATCCACGTCGTCCAGGATTGCCTCGCGGCGGGCGTCCCCATGGCGGGTCTCCTCCTGGATGGGGAGTTCGGGCGGGACGCGGCTGTGACCTTCAGTCGCGAGCATCAGATTCCGGTATTGATCCGTGCCAAAGCCAATATGACCGTGCAGTTCGAGGGTGAGGGACTCACCCTCGGTGCGCTGAGTCGGCAGTTCCCTCCAGAACGCTGCCACCTGTACGCGGAGTTCGGGTGGCGTGTCCGTCGATTGTCGGTCACCCGTGAGGTCGGTGGGTTCGATGTCCTGATCGTGTGGCGCAAGGTGCACGGGGAGTGGACACGGTTTTTCCTGTTCAGCACGTTTGGTGGTGACGTCACGGTTCGCTCACTGCTGCGGGCCTGGAAGGCCCGCTGGGGAATTGAGGTGATTCACCGGTTCTTCAAGCAGAACCTGGGACTGGGACGCTGTCATTGCCGGACGATCCAGGCGCAGGAGAACTGGGTGTGGTGCGTGGTGGAGGCCTTTCACGCGGTGTTACGGGTGCGTAGGGAAGTACCGGGAATGACGTGGCGGGCCGCACAACGGCAGGCAGCTCAGAATGCCGAAAAGTACGTCCTGACCGGGATGGAGCAGGACGGCCCCCTGCTTGACGCCGCGTGA
- a CDS encoding acyl-ACP desaturase, whose translation MADVMPPNMLNDRPRTPAGLLSNAEKDRLIERGFLGLYRWYTARSQETRNWNPDRSFDWRALNQNLPKELITVLEGFFAVEQYAPDFTSNLIHLVRRSHGRSHFQMRWGSEEEKHADAWENAVLFSGQRSPKWIEEYKDRLKSQTWELPFPDAIHNLVYTVFQERATQLNYLNMMKIAQGKSDKPHLKGVSDPVLAKVAQTIAVDEAAHYNFFLEGVRMYLYYYPERTLNAIKNVIGQFSMPAATLVPNWEHFYETVYRAGIYGPRDFQRDVMQVAFRNMGIESRKALEEGIRKTREVPDFDGGNFKTTAIWDTFDYGAVEGDVKRLHVKIQEYEKEIGFDLYDPTEFIENPEKPASTQAADD comes from the coding sequence ATGGCTGACGTAATGCCCCCCAACATGCTGAACGACCGCCCGCGCACCCCCGCAGGCCTGCTGAGCAACGCCGAGAAGGACCGCCTGATCGAGCGCGGATTCCTGGGCCTGTACCGCTGGTACACCGCCCGCAGTCAGGAAACCCGCAACTGGAACCCGGACCGCTCCTTCGACTGGCGCGCCCTGAACCAGAACCTCCCCAAGGAACTGATCACCGTCCTCGAAGGGTTCTTCGCGGTCGAGCAGTACGCGCCGGACTTCACCAGTAACCTCATTCACCTGGTGCGCCGCAGCCACGGCCGCTCGCACTTCCAGATGCGCTGGGGCAGCGAGGAAGAAAAACACGCGGACGCCTGGGAGAACGCCGTGCTGTTCAGCGGCCAGCGCAGCCCCAAGTGGATCGAGGAGTACAAGGACCGCCTGAAATCCCAGACCTGGGAACTGCCGTTCCCGGACGCCATTCACAACCTCGTGTACACCGTGTTCCAGGAGCGCGCCACGCAGCTGAACTACCTGAACATGATGAAGATCGCGCAGGGCAAGAGCGACAAGCCGCACCTGAAAGGCGTCAGCGACCCGGTCCTCGCGAAGGTCGCGCAGACCATCGCCGTGGACGAGGCCGCGCACTACAACTTCTTCCTGGAAGGCGTGCGCATGTACCTGTACTACTACCCGGAACGCACCCTGAACGCCATCAAGAACGTCATCGGGCAGTTCAGCATGCCCGCCGCGACCCTGGTGCCCAACTGGGAGCACTTCTACGAGACGGTGTACCGCGCCGGCATCTACGGTCCCCGCGACTTCCAGCGTGACGTGATGCAGGTCGCCTTCCGCAACATGGGCATCGAGAGCCGCAAGGCCCTGGAAGAAGGCATCCGCAAGACCCGCGAGGTCCCGGACTTCGACGGCGGGAACTTCAAGACGACCGCCATCTGGGACACCTTCGACTACGGCGCCGTGGAAGGCGACGTGAAACGCCTGCACGTGAAAATCCAGGAGTACGAGAAGGAAATCGGCTTCGACCTGTACGACCCGACCGAATTCATCGAGAACCCGGAAAAACCCGCCAGCACCCAGGCCGCCGACGACTGA
- a CDS encoding peroxiredoxin encodes MSLVGQPAPDFTLPASTGEQITLSSYRGHSAVVLVFYPLDFSPVCSMQLPEYSGRQDDFADAGAVVLGVNRDSVHAHKAWAAEYGIEVPLLADMKLDVARSYGVAIDDRGISGRAVFLIDREGVIRYQHVEEKTGDYTVRPEAVLAKIREL; translated from the coding sequence ATGAGCCTTGTGGGACAGCCTGCGCCGGACTTCACCCTGCCCGCCTCGACCGGCGAGCAGATCACCCTGAGCAGTTACCGGGGCCACAGCGCCGTGGTGCTGGTGTTCTACCCGCTGGATTTCAGTCCCGTATGCTCCATGCAGCTCCCGGAGTACTCGGGCCGCCAGGATGATTTTGCGGACGCCGGGGCGGTCGTGCTGGGCGTGAACCGCGACAGCGTGCACGCGCACAAGGCCTGGGCCGCCGAGTACGGCATCGAGGTGCCGCTGCTGGCCGACATGAAACTCGACGTGGCCCGCTCGTACGGGGTGGCCATCGACGACCGGGGCATCAGCGGCCGGGCCGTGTTCCTGATCGACCGGGAGGGCGTGATCCGCTACCAGCACGTCGAGGAGAAGACCGGGGATTACACCGTGCGGCCCGAGGCCGTGCTGGCCAAGATCCGCGAACTCTGA
- a CDS encoding ParA family protein: MAPVVLSFINLKGGVAKTTATVQLADTLAFMKQKRVLVIDLDPQTNATLALIGEERWEKADEAGQTLAHLFLDLLRGDGTFTFDATRAIVRGASNLNRVPPEVMDQLPEGTRYGRVDLLPSSIRLIDVQDRMQDIAGRTHYSTGPMEVVKKFVAPHFDAYDYVLIDCPPNLGFVTQNGLEISDHYLIPTIPDRLSTYGIPQIAGRIAEIRRARNLRLSCLGVLITKYQSASSQHRQGLQRLPEDLKRAFTGTGESTPPILTTVLPQTNASAEAMTFERKPGNYREKYGGGVVAGQGAYKYGLDLADEIEDLLASRPHPALPYQDWPPQD; this comes from the coding sequence ATGGCCCCGGTCGTCCTGAGTTTCATCAACCTGAAGGGCGGCGTGGCGAAAACCACGGCGACCGTGCAGCTGGCCGACACGCTGGCGTTCATGAAGCAGAAGCGCGTGCTGGTCATCGACCTGGACCCGCAGACGAACGCCACCCTGGCCCTGATCGGCGAGGAACGCTGGGAGAAGGCCGACGAGGCGGGCCAGACGCTCGCCCACCTGTTCCTGGACCTGCTGCGCGGCGACGGCACCTTCACGTTCGACGCCACGCGCGCCATCGTGCGCGGCGCCAGTAACCTCAACCGCGTGCCGCCCGAGGTGATGGACCAACTGCCCGAAGGCACCCGCTACGGCCGCGTGGACCTGCTGCCCAGCTCCATCCGCCTGATCGACGTGCAGGACCGCATGCAGGACATCGCGGGCCGCACGCACTACTCGACCGGCCCGATGGAAGTCGTGAAGAAATTCGTCGCGCCGCACTTCGACGCGTACGACTACGTGCTGATCGACTGCCCGCCCAACCTGGGCTTCGTCACGCAGAACGGCCTGGAAATCAGCGACCACTACCTGATCCCCACCATCCCGGACCGCCTGAGCACCTACGGCATCCCGCAGATCGCCGGGCGCATCGCCGAGATCCGCCGCGCCCGCAACCTGCGCCTGAGCTGCCTGGGCGTCCTGATCACCAAGTACCAGAGCGCCAGCAGCCAGCACCGCCAAGGCCTGCAACGCCTCCCCGAAGACCTGAAACGCGCCTTCACCGGCACCGGCGAGAGCACCCCCCCGATCCTGACGACCGTGCTGCCCCAGACGAACGCCAGCGCCGAGGCCATGACCTTCGAACGCAAACCCGGCAACTACCGCGAGAAGTACGGCGGCGGCGTGGTCGCCGGGCAGGGCGCGTACAAGTACGGCCTGGACTTGGCCGACGAGATCGAGGACCTGCTGGCCAGCCGCCCACACCCCGCCCTCCCCTACCAGGACTGGCCGCCGCAGGACTGA